Proteins encoded together in one Oncorhynchus mykiss isolate Arlee chromosome 7, USDA_OmykA_1.1, whole genome shotgun sequence window:
- the LOC110513828 gene encoding POU domain, class 2, transcription factor 1 isoform X4, whose translation MADGGVMSQYESSGPDAIINLSVSSKSTMENGDMVKGVLTNGRDSQKQTVMSLTNAQSQALLQQLTLSPAQQQLFLQQAQAQLLAAAVQQHSASQAQNSSTTGAAISASAATPITTQLPLSQPIHITPLQQQGLQQFVLVQPGHSMATQLQPQFFISQTPQGQPNLLQAQNLLTQLPQSQANLLQTPTITIAPQPAAPTRTVTATPGQLLIHSQTPPPKGLGTPTLEDANDLEELEIFSKAFKQRRIRLGFTQGDVGLAMGKLYGNDFSQTTISRFEALNLSFKNMCKLKPLLEKWLNDAENVSSESSPSLSPLGSGHGSPSLASDLNSRRRKKRTSIDTNIRVALEKSFLQQNQKPSSDEISLIADQLNMEKEVIRVWFCNRRQKEKRINPPSSSAFQKSIFSSPTTASLVNTVPQTTVTVTPSLPVTSFSLTDRTLVPATGNTASVISSTPTVPSMSLTPSSSVTTMSQPAVTMTQAGQMLYSNGGGLAAMAAAAAGISPGLMPSSQFNTGGALLNLTTAGFGGALATIQGVLSALASSGSFPITTLDGNGNLLFANTSMSGSAPSMVNTPLFLNPQSLSLLGSNPVSFIPASALSLQLTAGTNTITTATTPVNTIVRASKAQ comes from the exons ATGGCTGACGGAGGAGTAATGAGCCAATATGAAAGTTCAGGACCAG ACGCGATAATCAACCTGTCAGTGTCCAGTAAAAGCACCATGGAGAACGGGGACATGGTCAAAG GCGTGCTGACCAATGGCCGGGACTCTCAGAAGCAGACGGTCATGTCCCTCACCAACGCACAGTCACAGGCTCTGCtgcaacag tTGACCTTGTCTCCAGCGCAGCAGCAGCTGTTTCTCCAGCAGGCTCAGGCCCAGCTCCTTGCAGCAGCCGTTCAGCAGCACTCCGCCAGCCAGGCCCAGAACAGCAGCACCACGGGGGCCGCCATCTCTGCCTCCGCAGCCACCCCCAtcaccacccaactaccactGTCCCAGCCTATACACATCACTCCT ctccagcAGCAGGGCCTGCAGCAGTTTGTGTTGGTCCAGCCAGGTCATTCCATGGCCACCCAGCTACAGCCTCAGTTCTTCATCTCCCAGACTCCACAGGGACAGCCCA ATCTTTTGCAAGCCCAAAATCTTCTCACTCAACTACCTCAGAGCCAAGCCAACCTCCTACAGACTCCAACTATCACAATTGCCCCACAG CCGGCCGCTCCCACGCGGACCGTAACTGCCACCCCTGGCCAGCTCCTCATCCACAGCCAGACCCCGCCCCCTAAGGGTCTGGGCACGCCCACTCTGGAGGATGCCAATGATCTGGAGGAGCTGGAGATTTTCTCCAAGGCCTTCAAACAGAGGAGGATCAGACTGGGCTTTACACAG ggTGACGTGGGGCTGGCCATGGGGAAGCTGTATGGTAATGACTTCAGCCAGACCACCATCTCCCGCTTTGAAGCACTCAACCTGAGCTTCAAGAACATGTGTAAGCTGAAACCGCTGCTGGAGAAGTGGCTCAACGACGCAG AGAATGTGAGCTCAGAgtccagccccagcctcagtcccCTGGGCTCTGGTCACGGGTCACCCAGCCTGGCGTCTGACCTCAATAGCCGGCGCCGCAAGAAGAGGACCAGCATCGACACCAACATCCGTGTGGCCCTGGAGAAGAGCTTCCTCCAG CAAAACCAGAAGCCGTCGTCAGACGAGATCTCCCTGATAGCAGACCAGCTgaacatggagaaggaggtgatCCGGGTGTGGTTCTGTAACCGCCGgcagaaggagaagaggatcaACCCTCCCAGCAGCTCAGCTTTCCAGAAGTCCATCTTCTCGTCCCCTACTACTGCCAGCCTGGTGAACACTGTACCCCAGACCACTGTGACTGTCACCCCCTCTCTGCCTGTCACCAGCTTCAGCCTCACAG ACAGGACCCTGGTGCCAGCCACCGGCAACACAGCATCCGTCATCTCCAGCACCCCTACAGTCCCCTCTATGTCcctcacaccctcctcctccGTGACAACCATGTCACAGCCAGCCGTTACCATGACGCAGGCGGGGCAAATGCTCTACAGCAACGGCGGGGGTCTGGCTGCAATGGCGGCTGCAGCGGCGGGAATCAGCCCGGGTCTCATGCCCTCGTCGCAGTTCAACACAGG GGGGGCCTTACTGAACCTAACTACTGCAGGTTTTGGAGGAGCACTAGCCACCATCCAAGGTGTGTTGAGTG CTCTGGCCTCCAGCGGGTCCTTccccatcaccaccctggacgggaATGGGAACCTGCTATTTGCCAACACCAGCATGTCTGGCTCCGCCCCCAGCATGGTGAACACGCCACTCTTCCTGAACCCCCAGAGCCTGTCCTTATTGGGTAGTAACCCTGTCAGCTTTATCCCTGCCAGTGCCCTCAGCCTGCAACTCACCGCTGGCACCAACACCATCACCACGGCAACTACACCAGTCAACACCATCGTCAGAGCCTCTAAGGCCCAATGA
- the LOC110513828 gene encoding POU domain, class 2, transcription factor 1 isoform X1 — protein MADGGVMSQYESSGPDAIINLSVSSKSTMENGDMVKGVLTNGRDSQKQTVMSLTNAQSQALLQQLTLSPAQQQLFLQQAQAQLLAAAVQQHSASQAQNSSTTGAAISASAATPITTQLPLSQPIHITPLQQQGLQQFVLVQPGHSMATQLQPQFFISQTPQGQPSMFQYHNLLQAQNLLTQLPQSQANLLQTPTITIAPQPAAPTRTVTATPGQLLIHSQTPPPKGLGTPTLEDANDLEELEIFSKAFKQRRIRLGFTQGDVGLAMGKLYGNDFSQTTISRFEALNLSFKNMCKLKPLLEKWLNDAENVSSESSPSLSPLGSGHGSPSLASDLNSRRRKKRTSIDTNIRVALEKSFLQQNQKPSSDEISLIADQLNMEKEVIRVWFCNRRQKEKRINPPSSSAFQKSIFSSPTTASLVNTVPQTTVTVTPSLPVTSFSLTDRTLVPATGNTASVISSTPTVPSMSLTPSSSVTTMSQPAVTMTQAGQMLYSNGGGLAAMAAAAAGISPGLMPSSQFNTGGALLNLTTAGFGGALATIQGVLSALASSGSFPITTLDGNGNLLFANTSMSGSAPSMVNTPLFLNPQSLSLLGSNPVSFIPASALSLQLTAGTNTITTATTPVNTIVRASKAQ, from the exons ATGGCTGACGGAGGAGTAATGAGCCAATATGAAAGTTCAGGACCAG ACGCGATAATCAACCTGTCAGTGTCCAGTAAAAGCACCATGGAGAACGGGGACATGGTCAAAG GCGTGCTGACCAATGGCCGGGACTCTCAGAAGCAGACGGTCATGTCCCTCACCAACGCACAGTCACAGGCTCTGCtgcaacag tTGACCTTGTCTCCAGCGCAGCAGCAGCTGTTTCTCCAGCAGGCTCAGGCCCAGCTCCTTGCAGCAGCCGTTCAGCAGCACTCCGCCAGCCAGGCCCAGAACAGCAGCACCACGGGGGCCGCCATCTCTGCCTCCGCAGCCACCCCCAtcaccacccaactaccactGTCCCAGCCTATACACATCACTCCT ctccagcAGCAGGGCCTGCAGCAGTTTGTGTTGGTCCAGCCAGGTCATTCCATGGCCACCCAGCTACAGCCTCAGTTCTTCATCTCCCAGACTCCACAGGGACAGCCCAGTATGTTTCAGTATCATA ATCTTTTGCAAGCCCAAAATCTTCTCACTCAACTACCTCAGAGCCAAGCCAACCTCCTACAGACTCCAACTATCACAATTGCCCCACAG CCGGCCGCTCCCACGCGGACCGTAACTGCCACCCCTGGCCAGCTCCTCATCCACAGCCAGACCCCGCCCCCTAAGGGTCTGGGCACGCCCACTCTGGAGGATGCCAATGATCTGGAGGAGCTGGAGATTTTCTCCAAGGCCTTCAAACAGAGGAGGATCAGACTGGGCTTTACACAG ggTGACGTGGGGCTGGCCATGGGGAAGCTGTATGGTAATGACTTCAGCCAGACCACCATCTCCCGCTTTGAAGCACTCAACCTGAGCTTCAAGAACATGTGTAAGCTGAAACCGCTGCTGGAGAAGTGGCTCAACGACGCAG AGAATGTGAGCTCAGAgtccagccccagcctcagtcccCTGGGCTCTGGTCACGGGTCACCCAGCCTGGCGTCTGACCTCAATAGCCGGCGCCGCAAGAAGAGGACCAGCATCGACACCAACATCCGTGTGGCCCTGGAGAAGAGCTTCCTCCAG CAAAACCAGAAGCCGTCGTCAGACGAGATCTCCCTGATAGCAGACCAGCTgaacatggagaaggaggtgatCCGGGTGTGGTTCTGTAACCGCCGgcagaaggagaagaggatcaACCCTCCCAGCAGCTCAGCTTTCCAGAAGTCCATCTTCTCGTCCCCTACTACTGCCAGCCTGGTGAACACTGTACCCCAGACCACTGTGACTGTCACCCCCTCTCTGCCTGTCACCAGCTTCAGCCTCACAG ACAGGACCCTGGTGCCAGCCACCGGCAACACAGCATCCGTCATCTCCAGCACCCCTACAGTCCCCTCTATGTCcctcacaccctcctcctccGTGACAACCATGTCACAGCCAGCCGTTACCATGACGCAGGCGGGGCAAATGCTCTACAGCAACGGCGGGGGTCTGGCTGCAATGGCGGCTGCAGCGGCGGGAATCAGCCCGGGTCTCATGCCCTCGTCGCAGTTCAACACAGG GGGGGCCTTACTGAACCTAACTACTGCAGGTTTTGGAGGAGCACTAGCCACCATCCAAGGTGTGTTGAGTG CTCTGGCCTCCAGCGGGTCCTTccccatcaccaccctggacgggaATGGGAACCTGCTATTTGCCAACACCAGCATGTCTGGCTCCGCCCCCAGCATGGTGAACACGCCACTCTTCCTGAACCCCCAGAGCCTGTCCTTATTGGGTAGTAACCCTGTCAGCTTTATCCCTGCCAGTGCCCTCAGCCTGCAACTCACCGCTGGCACCAACACCATCACCACGGCAACTACACCAGTCAACACCATCGTCAGAGCCTCTAAGGCCCAATGA
- the LOC110513828 gene encoding POU domain, class 2, transcription factor 1 isoform X2 gives MADGGVMSQYESSGPDAIINLSVSSKSTMENGDMVKGVLTNGRDSQKQTVMSLTNAQSQALLQQLTLSPAQQQLFLQQAQAQLLAAAVQQHSASQAQNSSTTGAAISASAATPITTQLPLSQPIHITPLQQQGLQQFVLVQPGHSMATQLQPQFFISQTPQGQPSMFQYHNLLQAQNLLTQLPQSQANLLQTPTITIAPQPAAPTRTVTATPGQLLIHSQTPPPKGLGTPTLEDANDLEELEIFSKAFKQRRIRLGFTQGDVGLAMGKLYGNDFSQTTISRFEALNLSFKNMCKLKPLLEKWLNDAENVSSESSPSLSPLGSGHGSPSLASDLNSRRRKKRTSIDTNIRVALEKSFLQQNQKPSSDEISLIADQLNMEKEVIRVWFCNRRQKEKRINPPSSSAFQKSIFSSPTTASLVNTVPQTTVTVTPSLPVTSFSLTDRTLVPATGNTASVISSTPTVPSMSLTPSSSVTTMSQPAVTMTQAGQMLYSNGGGLAAMAAAAAGISPGLMPSSQFNTGGALLNLTTAGFGGALATIQALASSGSFPITTLDGNGNLLFANTSMSGSAPSMVNTPLFLNPQSLSLLGSNPVSFIPASALSLQLTAGTNTITTATTPVNTIVRASKAQ, from the exons ATGGCTGACGGAGGAGTAATGAGCCAATATGAAAGTTCAGGACCAG ACGCGATAATCAACCTGTCAGTGTCCAGTAAAAGCACCATGGAGAACGGGGACATGGTCAAAG GCGTGCTGACCAATGGCCGGGACTCTCAGAAGCAGACGGTCATGTCCCTCACCAACGCACAGTCACAGGCTCTGCtgcaacag tTGACCTTGTCTCCAGCGCAGCAGCAGCTGTTTCTCCAGCAGGCTCAGGCCCAGCTCCTTGCAGCAGCCGTTCAGCAGCACTCCGCCAGCCAGGCCCAGAACAGCAGCACCACGGGGGCCGCCATCTCTGCCTCCGCAGCCACCCCCAtcaccacccaactaccactGTCCCAGCCTATACACATCACTCCT ctccagcAGCAGGGCCTGCAGCAGTTTGTGTTGGTCCAGCCAGGTCATTCCATGGCCACCCAGCTACAGCCTCAGTTCTTCATCTCCCAGACTCCACAGGGACAGCCCAGTATGTTTCAGTATCATA ATCTTTTGCAAGCCCAAAATCTTCTCACTCAACTACCTCAGAGCCAAGCCAACCTCCTACAGACTCCAACTATCACAATTGCCCCACAG CCGGCCGCTCCCACGCGGACCGTAACTGCCACCCCTGGCCAGCTCCTCATCCACAGCCAGACCCCGCCCCCTAAGGGTCTGGGCACGCCCACTCTGGAGGATGCCAATGATCTGGAGGAGCTGGAGATTTTCTCCAAGGCCTTCAAACAGAGGAGGATCAGACTGGGCTTTACACAG ggTGACGTGGGGCTGGCCATGGGGAAGCTGTATGGTAATGACTTCAGCCAGACCACCATCTCCCGCTTTGAAGCACTCAACCTGAGCTTCAAGAACATGTGTAAGCTGAAACCGCTGCTGGAGAAGTGGCTCAACGACGCAG AGAATGTGAGCTCAGAgtccagccccagcctcagtcccCTGGGCTCTGGTCACGGGTCACCCAGCCTGGCGTCTGACCTCAATAGCCGGCGCCGCAAGAAGAGGACCAGCATCGACACCAACATCCGTGTGGCCCTGGAGAAGAGCTTCCTCCAG CAAAACCAGAAGCCGTCGTCAGACGAGATCTCCCTGATAGCAGACCAGCTgaacatggagaaggaggtgatCCGGGTGTGGTTCTGTAACCGCCGgcagaaggagaagaggatcaACCCTCCCAGCAGCTCAGCTTTCCAGAAGTCCATCTTCTCGTCCCCTACTACTGCCAGCCTGGTGAACACTGTACCCCAGACCACTGTGACTGTCACCCCCTCTCTGCCTGTCACCAGCTTCAGCCTCACAG ACAGGACCCTGGTGCCAGCCACCGGCAACACAGCATCCGTCATCTCCAGCACCCCTACAGTCCCCTCTATGTCcctcacaccctcctcctccGTGACAACCATGTCACAGCCAGCCGTTACCATGACGCAGGCGGGGCAAATGCTCTACAGCAACGGCGGGGGTCTGGCTGCAATGGCGGCTGCAGCGGCGGGAATCAGCCCGGGTCTCATGCCCTCGTCGCAGTTCAACACAGG GGGGGCCTTACTGAACCTAACTACTGCAGGTTTTGGAGGAGCACTAGCCACCATCCAAG CTCTGGCCTCCAGCGGGTCCTTccccatcaccaccctggacgggaATGGGAACCTGCTATTTGCCAACACCAGCATGTCTGGCTCCGCCCCCAGCATGGTGAACACGCCACTCTTCCTGAACCCCCAGAGCCTGTCCTTATTGGGTAGTAACCCTGTCAGCTTTATCCCTGCCAGTGCCCTCAGCCTGCAACTCACCGCTGGCACCAACACCATCACCACGGCAACTACACCAGTCAACACCATCGTCAGAGCCTCTAAGGCCCAATGA
- the LOC110513828 gene encoding POU domain, class 2, transcription factor 1 isoform X5, protein MADGGVMSQYESSGPDAIINLSVSSKSTMENGDMVKGVLTNGRDSQKQTVMSLTNAQSQALLQQLTLSPAQQQLFLQQAQAQLLAAAVQQHSASQAQNSSTTGAAISASAATPITTQLPLSQPIHITPLQQQGLQQFVLVQPGHSMATQLQPQFFISQTPQGQPNLLQAQNLLTQLPQSQANLLQTPTITIAPQPAAPTRTVTATPGQLLIHSQTPPPKGLGTPTLEDANDLEELEIFSKAFKQRRIRLGFTQGDVGLAMGKLYGNDFSQTTISRFEALNLSFKNMCKLKPLLEKWLNDAENVSSESSPSLSPLGSGHGSPSLASDLNSRRRKKRTSIDTNIRVALEKSFLQQNQKPSSDEISLIADQLNMEKEVIRVWFCNRRQKEKRINPPSSSAFQKSIFSSPTTASLVNTVPQTTVTVTPSLPVTSFSLTDRTLVPATGNTASVISSTPTVPSMSLTPSSSVTTMSQPAVTMTQAGQMLYSNGGGLAAMAAAAAGISPGLMPSSQFNTGGALLNLTTAGFGGALATIQALASSGSFPITTLDGNGNLLFANTSMSGSAPSMVNTPLFLNPQSLSLLGSNPVSFIPASALSLQLTAGTNTITTATTPVNTIVRASKAQ, encoded by the exons ATGGCTGACGGAGGAGTAATGAGCCAATATGAAAGTTCAGGACCAG ACGCGATAATCAACCTGTCAGTGTCCAGTAAAAGCACCATGGAGAACGGGGACATGGTCAAAG GCGTGCTGACCAATGGCCGGGACTCTCAGAAGCAGACGGTCATGTCCCTCACCAACGCACAGTCACAGGCTCTGCtgcaacag tTGACCTTGTCTCCAGCGCAGCAGCAGCTGTTTCTCCAGCAGGCTCAGGCCCAGCTCCTTGCAGCAGCCGTTCAGCAGCACTCCGCCAGCCAGGCCCAGAACAGCAGCACCACGGGGGCCGCCATCTCTGCCTCCGCAGCCACCCCCAtcaccacccaactaccactGTCCCAGCCTATACACATCACTCCT ctccagcAGCAGGGCCTGCAGCAGTTTGTGTTGGTCCAGCCAGGTCATTCCATGGCCACCCAGCTACAGCCTCAGTTCTTCATCTCCCAGACTCCACAGGGACAGCCCA ATCTTTTGCAAGCCCAAAATCTTCTCACTCAACTACCTCAGAGCCAAGCCAACCTCCTACAGACTCCAACTATCACAATTGCCCCACAG CCGGCCGCTCCCACGCGGACCGTAACTGCCACCCCTGGCCAGCTCCTCATCCACAGCCAGACCCCGCCCCCTAAGGGTCTGGGCACGCCCACTCTGGAGGATGCCAATGATCTGGAGGAGCTGGAGATTTTCTCCAAGGCCTTCAAACAGAGGAGGATCAGACTGGGCTTTACACAG ggTGACGTGGGGCTGGCCATGGGGAAGCTGTATGGTAATGACTTCAGCCAGACCACCATCTCCCGCTTTGAAGCACTCAACCTGAGCTTCAAGAACATGTGTAAGCTGAAACCGCTGCTGGAGAAGTGGCTCAACGACGCAG AGAATGTGAGCTCAGAgtccagccccagcctcagtcccCTGGGCTCTGGTCACGGGTCACCCAGCCTGGCGTCTGACCTCAATAGCCGGCGCCGCAAGAAGAGGACCAGCATCGACACCAACATCCGTGTGGCCCTGGAGAAGAGCTTCCTCCAG CAAAACCAGAAGCCGTCGTCAGACGAGATCTCCCTGATAGCAGACCAGCTgaacatggagaaggaggtgatCCGGGTGTGGTTCTGTAACCGCCGgcagaaggagaagaggatcaACCCTCCCAGCAGCTCAGCTTTCCAGAAGTCCATCTTCTCGTCCCCTACTACTGCCAGCCTGGTGAACACTGTACCCCAGACCACTGTGACTGTCACCCCCTCTCTGCCTGTCACCAGCTTCAGCCTCACAG ACAGGACCCTGGTGCCAGCCACCGGCAACACAGCATCCGTCATCTCCAGCACCCCTACAGTCCCCTCTATGTCcctcacaccctcctcctccGTGACAACCATGTCACAGCCAGCCGTTACCATGACGCAGGCGGGGCAAATGCTCTACAGCAACGGCGGGGGTCTGGCTGCAATGGCGGCTGCAGCGGCGGGAATCAGCCCGGGTCTCATGCCCTCGTCGCAGTTCAACACAGG GGGGGCCTTACTGAACCTAACTACTGCAGGTTTTGGAGGAGCACTAGCCACCATCCAAG CTCTGGCCTCCAGCGGGTCCTTccccatcaccaccctggacgggaATGGGAACCTGCTATTTGCCAACACCAGCATGTCTGGCTCCGCCCCCAGCATGGTGAACACGCCACTCTTCCTGAACCCCCAGAGCCTGTCCTTATTGGGTAGTAACCCTGTCAGCTTTATCCCTGCCAGTGCCCTCAGCCTGCAACTCACCGCTGGCACCAACACCATCACCACGGCAACTACACCAGTCAACACCATCGTCAGAGCCTCTAAGGCCCAATGA
- the LOC110513828 gene encoding POU domain, class 2, transcription factor 1 isoform X3: protein MPQTVDSAIADAIINLSVSSKSTMENGDMVKGVLTNGRDSQKQTVMSLTNAQSQALLQQLTLSPAQQQLFLQQAQAQLLAAAVQQHSASQAQNSSTTGAAISASAATPITTQLPLSQPIHITPLQQQGLQQFVLVQPGHSMATQLQPQFFISQTPQGQPSMFQYHNLLQAQNLLTQLPQSQANLLQTPTITIAPQPAAPTRTVTATPGQLLIHSQTPPPKGLGTPTLEDANDLEELEIFSKAFKQRRIRLGFTQGDVGLAMGKLYGNDFSQTTISRFEALNLSFKNMCKLKPLLEKWLNDAENVSSESSPSLSPLGSGHGSPSLASDLNSRRRKKRTSIDTNIRVALEKSFLQQNQKPSSDEISLIADQLNMEKEVIRVWFCNRRQKEKRINPPSSSAFQKSIFSSPTTASLVNTVPQTTVTVTPSLPVTSFSLTDRTLVPATGNTASVISSTPTVPSMSLTPSSSVTTMSQPAVTMTQAGQMLYSNGGGLAAMAAAAAGISPGLMPSSQFNTGGALLNLTTAGFGGALATIQGVLSALASSGSFPITTLDGNGNLLFANTSMSGSAPSMVNTPLFLNPQSLSLLGSNPVSFIPASALSLQLTAGTNTITTATTPVNTIVRASKAQ from the exons ATGCCACAGACTGTGGACTCTGCAATAGCCG ACGCGATAATCAACCTGTCAGTGTCCAGTAAAAGCACCATGGAGAACGGGGACATGGTCAAAG GCGTGCTGACCAATGGCCGGGACTCTCAGAAGCAGACGGTCATGTCCCTCACCAACGCACAGTCACAGGCTCTGCtgcaacag tTGACCTTGTCTCCAGCGCAGCAGCAGCTGTTTCTCCAGCAGGCTCAGGCCCAGCTCCTTGCAGCAGCCGTTCAGCAGCACTCCGCCAGCCAGGCCCAGAACAGCAGCACCACGGGGGCCGCCATCTCTGCCTCCGCAGCCACCCCCAtcaccacccaactaccactGTCCCAGCCTATACACATCACTCCT ctccagcAGCAGGGCCTGCAGCAGTTTGTGTTGGTCCAGCCAGGTCATTCCATGGCCACCCAGCTACAGCCTCAGTTCTTCATCTCCCAGACTCCACAGGGACAGCCCAGTATGTTTCAGTATCATA ATCTTTTGCAAGCCCAAAATCTTCTCACTCAACTACCTCAGAGCCAAGCCAACCTCCTACAGACTCCAACTATCACAATTGCCCCACAG CCGGCCGCTCCCACGCGGACCGTAACTGCCACCCCTGGCCAGCTCCTCATCCACAGCCAGACCCCGCCCCCTAAGGGTCTGGGCACGCCCACTCTGGAGGATGCCAATGATCTGGAGGAGCTGGAGATTTTCTCCAAGGCCTTCAAACAGAGGAGGATCAGACTGGGCTTTACACAG ggTGACGTGGGGCTGGCCATGGGGAAGCTGTATGGTAATGACTTCAGCCAGACCACCATCTCCCGCTTTGAAGCACTCAACCTGAGCTTCAAGAACATGTGTAAGCTGAAACCGCTGCTGGAGAAGTGGCTCAACGACGCAG AGAATGTGAGCTCAGAgtccagccccagcctcagtcccCTGGGCTCTGGTCACGGGTCACCCAGCCTGGCGTCTGACCTCAATAGCCGGCGCCGCAAGAAGAGGACCAGCATCGACACCAACATCCGTGTGGCCCTGGAGAAGAGCTTCCTCCAG CAAAACCAGAAGCCGTCGTCAGACGAGATCTCCCTGATAGCAGACCAGCTgaacatggagaaggaggtgatCCGGGTGTGGTTCTGTAACCGCCGgcagaaggagaagaggatcaACCCTCCCAGCAGCTCAGCTTTCCAGAAGTCCATCTTCTCGTCCCCTACTACTGCCAGCCTGGTGAACACTGTACCCCAGACCACTGTGACTGTCACCCCCTCTCTGCCTGTCACCAGCTTCAGCCTCACAG ACAGGACCCTGGTGCCAGCCACCGGCAACACAGCATCCGTCATCTCCAGCACCCCTACAGTCCCCTCTATGTCcctcacaccctcctcctccGTGACAACCATGTCACAGCCAGCCGTTACCATGACGCAGGCGGGGCAAATGCTCTACAGCAACGGCGGGGGTCTGGCTGCAATGGCGGCTGCAGCGGCGGGAATCAGCCCGGGTCTCATGCCCTCGTCGCAGTTCAACACAGG GGGGGCCTTACTGAACCTAACTACTGCAGGTTTTGGAGGAGCACTAGCCACCATCCAAGGTGTGTTGAGTG CTCTGGCCTCCAGCGGGTCCTTccccatcaccaccctggacgggaATGGGAACCTGCTATTTGCCAACACCAGCATGTCTGGCTCCGCCCCCAGCATGGTGAACACGCCACTCTTCCTGAACCCCCAGAGCCTGTCCTTATTGGGTAGTAACCCTGTCAGCTTTATCCCTGCCAGTGCCCTCAGCCTGCAACTCACCGCTGGCACCAACACCATCACCACGGCAACTACACCAGTCAACACCATCGTCAGAGCCTCTAAGGCCCAATGA